Genomic segment of Vicinamibacteria bacterium:
CGATAGAGAACGAATGTGGTCGTGAAATGGAGCTCGTCGATGACGACGTTGTCGCCCGGCCGGAGGTCTAGGGCGCTGGCGACGATGTTCTCTCCGTCGCTCGTGGAGTAGAGCATGGCAACCTCTTCCGGTTTGGCGCCGAAGAGAGCGGCGAAACGGGTGCGAGCCTCCTCCCGGGTATCGGCGCGTCGGGCGGAGAACGGCGCGCGCATGTTCTCGTCCAGATAAGCAACCCCGGCGTCCCGAACCGGTTTCGGCAGTGGTCCCACGCTCGCGGTGTTCAGGTACGTGTGGGTCTCGGTGACGGGGAAGTCGGCGCGAACGCCCAGCGGATCGTCATCCGATGGGAGCGCGAGCCCTCGGGCCGCCGGAACCACGGCAAGGCCCGCGGCGGTCGTCTTCAAGAAAGTGCGACGGTCGAATGAGCTCACTGGGTCGCCTCCTTTTGGACTGTTCCAGACGGCTTGTCCCGTTATGTATTTTGGAGCTAGATTTTTCGACTTGCCTTGGCAGGGAAGTGATTGAGCCCTAGTTTCTCGGCGGCCTTGTCAGTCATGTCGACAATGGCGGCAGCGTTGACACCGATCGCGATGACGATCGCTTCGCTGATCTGCTCTTTCGTCGCTCCCTCTTTGAGAGCCTTCTTGATATGTCCTTCGATGCAGCCGTCACATTTGGCGACCAGCGAACAGGCCAACGCGATGAGCTCCTGGGTCTTCGAGTCGAGCGATTTTTGCTCCGTGTAGTAGGTCTCTTTGTAGAACTGAGCGTAAATCGCCTTCAGGCGCGGCTCGATCATGGAGTAGGAGGCCGGGCCTTGCTGACCGGGGTCGTAATCGATGCCCGGAATGTGCACGTCGTTCTTCTGGGCGGCCTCCGAATCCTTTGCCATGAAATCAACCTCCCTTTCGTCCCGAGCTCCCTTTCAGCGCACAATCATACCACGGGCTTGCGGCGTGCCCCGCGCTCGTGCGAGTATCCCCGGTCATGGAAAGCGCGAGGCTTTCGGCGTTGTTCGACGACTACGCGCGCTATCACGCGCATCCGATGAACAAGCTGTGCCATTATTTCGGCATACCGCTCATCGCCTTCACCGTCGTGGGCCTTCTAGCGAAAGTCGATCTCGGGGTGGCCCTCGCGGTCTTCGTGGCGGTTACCCTCTATCAGCTCACGCTGAGCCCCACGCTCACGTTGGGATTCGCGCTTTTCGTTGCCCTTTCGTTTCTGGCAGCGCCGGGTCTCTCCTGGAGCGTTCTCTGGGCCGGGTTCGTTCTCGGCTGGGTTCTGCAATTCGGAGGACATTACGTGTTTGAAAAGAGATCACCGGCCTTCTTTGCCAACCTCAGGCAACTGCTCGCCGGACCGCTCTGGGTGATGGCCAGCTTGATGGGAATGGCGTCTTCGAGACGTCCGGAGAAGGTCAAGCCGTAGATGACGCGCTTCGGTCGAAGCGGCGGGAAGGCGGGGGAAGTGATTCTCGCGCTGCCGAAGCCGCTAATCGTGATTGTCGCCTTGTCGACCGGTGTCTTTCTGGCACCCGGCACGGTGAGAGCCCAGGGCTCAGCGGAGCCGGAGACGTGGCCTCAATGGGGCGGGCCAAACCGAAACTTCATCGTGGAGAGGACGGGGCTCGCCGAGACGTGGCCCGATGCGGGGCCTCCCGTGGTTTGGAGTCGTCCGTTAGGCACGGGTCACTCGGCGATCGTCGCCGACGGGTCGCGACTGTACACCATGTATCGGGTGGGCAACGGCCGTGA
This window contains:
- a CDS encoding carboxymuconolactone decarboxylase family protein; translation: MAKDSEAAQKNDVHIPGIDYDPGQQGPASYSMIEPRLKAIYAQFYKETYYTEQKSLDSKTQELIALACSLVAKCDGCIEGHIKKALKEGATKEQISEAIVIAIGVNAAAIVDMTDKAAEKLGLNHFPAKASRKI
- a CDS encoding Mpo1-like protein, with translation MESARLSALFDDYARYHAHPMNKLCHYFGIPLIAFTVVGLLAKVDLGVALAVFVAVTLYQLTLSPTLTLGFALFVALSFLAAPGLSWSVLWAGFVLGWVLQFGGHYVFEKRSPAFFANLRQLLAGPLWVMASLMGMASSRRPEKVKP